The Desulfohalovibrio reitneri genome contains a region encoding:
- a CDS encoding 2-oxoacid:ferredoxin oxidoreductase subunit beta: MSDITELIHHYLRHSKKFPHVFCPGCGHGIVLGSLIRSIHALDLSKDEVCIVAGIGCSGRIAAYVDFNTVHTTHGRALTVATGIKMANPKLKVITIMGDGDAFSIGGNHLIHSARRNIGVTALVLNNNIYGMTGGQCSSTTPMGATTQTSPFGQMEKSFDLVELASAAGANGVYRGTVFQVTMLDKLLRTAISRPGFNLVEAMTPCHTQYGRKNRFKSPVDMYRWLKENAVTLGKWKKLSAADREDKFPIGTFVENDTPGLEEMYGELRAKLCQENGETQGESS, encoded by the coding sequence ATGTCCGACATCACCGAACTCATCCACCACTATCTCCGCCACTCCAAGAAGTTCCCGCACGTCTTCTGCCCCGGCTGCGGCCACGGCATCGTGCTGGGCTCCCTCATCCGCTCCATCCACGCCCTGGACCTCTCCAAGGACGAGGTCTGCATCGTGGCGGGCATCGGCTGCTCCGGACGCATCGCCGCCTACGTGGACTTCAACACCGTGCACACCACCCACGGCCGCGCCCTGACCGTGGCCACCGGCATCAAGATGGCCAATCCCAAGCTCAAGGTCATCACCATCATGGGCGACGGCGACGCCTTCTCCATCGGCGGCAACCACCTCATTCACTCCGCCCGCCGCAACATCGGCGTCACGGCCCTGGTGCTCAACAACAACATCTACGGCATGACCGGCGGGCAGTGCTCCTCCACCACGCCCATGGGGGCCACCACCCAGACCTCCCCCTTCGGGCAGATGGAGAAGTCCTTCGACCTGGTGGAACTGGCCTCCGCGGCCGGGGCCAACGGCGTCTACCGGGGCACCGTCTTCCAGGTGACCATGCTGGACAAGCTGCTGCGCACGGCCATCTCGCGGCCCGGCTTCAACCTGGTGGAGGCCATGACCCCCTGCCACACTCAGTACGGCCGCAAGAACCGCTTCAAGTCGCCGGTGGACATGTACCGCTGGCTCAAGGAGAACGCCGTCACCCTTGGCAAGTGGAAAAAACTCTCCGCTGCCGACCGGGAAGATAAGTTCCCCATCGGCACTTTTGTGGAGAACGACACTCCGGGTCTTGAGGAGATGTACGGCGAACTGCGCGCCAAGCTGTGCCAAGAGAACGGGGAAACCCAGGGAGAGTCCTCGTGA
- a CDS encoding metallophosphoesterase family protein, producing MHFIGIGDIHGHPGNLERIPELATAEGVIVSGDLSNHGGRKEAEAILETIKRHTPRVLAQIGNMDTTAASAYLEEARVDLHRKGMELAPGVGVMGVGFSSPTPFDTPSEVPDDTLGKWLEEAYQQVARYPSFLLVSHTPPKDTACDQVGGGAHVGSPAVREFIRNRKPAACLTGHIHESVAEDTLYETRLVNPGMLGSGGYALITVEGGKVDIQLRRIAS from the coding sequence ATGCATTTCATAGGCATAGGCGACATCCACGGCCATCCGGGCAACCTGGAGCGGATACCGGAACTGGCCACCGCGGAAGGGGTCATCGTCAGCGGCGACCTGAGCAACCACGGCGGGCGCAAGGAGGCCGAAGCCATTCTGGAAACCATCAAGCGGCACACCCCGCGTGTGCTGGCCCAGATCGGCAACATGGACACCACCGCCGCCTCGGCCTACTTGGAGGAGGCGAGGGTGGACCTGCACCGCAAGGGCATGGAGCTTGCCCCGGGCGTGGGCGTCATGGGCGTGGGCTTCTCCTCGCCAACTCCCTTCGACACCCCCAGCGAGGTGCCGGACGACACCCTGGGCAAGTGGCTGGAGGAGGCCTACCAGCAGGTGGCCCGGTACCCGTCCTTCCTGCTGGTCAGCCATACCCCGCCCAAAGACACGGCCTGCGACCAAGTGGGCGGCGGCGCGCACGTGGGAAGCCCGGCCGTGCGGGAGTTCATCCGCAACCGCAAGCCCGCGGCCTGCCTCACCGGCCACATCCATGAGTCCGTGGCCGAGGACACGCTGTACGAGACCAGGCTGGTCAATCCCGGCATGCTGGGCTCGGGCGGCTATGCCCTCATCACCGTGGAGGGTGGCAAGGTGGACATCCAGCTCAGGCGGATCGCGTCGTGA
- a CDS encoding 4Fe-4S dicluster domain-containing protein: MDAMTAKKQTKGQTVHHIYPDWCKGCGICLAFCPQQVLELSEEGKARVAKPEECVNCGFCERHCPDFAIVVKPAGRRKRLVEQLEEEQLEEES, from the coding sequence ATGGACGCCATGACCGCCAAGAAACAGACCAAGGGACAGACCGTCCACCACATCTACCCCGACTGGTGCAAAGGGTGCGGCATCTGCCTGGCTTTCTGCCCGCAGCAGGTGCTGGAACTCTCCGAAGAGGGCAAGGCCCGCGTGGCCAAGCCCGAGGAATGCGTCAACTGCGGCTTCTGCGAACGGCACTGCCCGGACTTCGCCATCGTGGTCAAGCCGGCCGGCCGCCGCAAGCGGCTTGTGGAGCAGCTCGAGGAAGAGCAGCTCGAGGAGGAAAGCTAG
- a CDS encoding ASKHA domain-containing protein, with protein MVETLRIHLPGGRLLDLQPSPETSLTQALFLAGVRPGGGICGGLGRCGRCRARFLAAPPEPVGDERDILSQAELDRGVRLACRHPAGAGEVEMLNDFTTAPPKLRPLPEPADALAVDLGTTSLCWSALAGSRVLAEGSEPNPQLGAGGEVMSRLALARAGHGERLASRVMERLAALHEAVGGESKLLVLAANPAMTYLALGLDPVPLAEAPYHLVYSGGETVEVGHGLPPVLIPPLPGPFIGSDALAGLLHLEEAQRPERPYLLLDMGTNGEFLLMLEDGSVLAASVPLGPALEGVGLSRGMLAGPGAVTRVRVDPGGAATVRGGPAGIRPEVLDGGEPSGLSGTGYLSLLAELRRQGAVDSTGRFTPNASPLAARLVAEDHAPVGGLRIPAADVEELLKVRAACRLALDDLLKAADLHPRGLRGVHLAGALGEHVQPGDLVELGFIPRDASGDFQAVGNAALRGAELLACDPSALDRARKLASTLRVVEGISHADYEKRFMEAMRFAHW; from the coding sequence ATGGTCGAGACACTCCGCATCCACCTGCCCGGCGGCCGCCTTCTGGACCTGCAGCCATCCCCGGAAACCAGCCTGACGCAGGCCCTGTTCCTGGCCGGGGTGCGCCCCGGAGGCGGCATCTGCGGCGGGTTGGGCCGATGCGGCCGCTGCCGGGCCCGCTTCCTCGCCGCCCCGCCTGAACCCGTCGGAGACGAACGGGACATCCTCTCCCAAGCGGAATTGGACCGGGGAGTGCGCCTGGCCTGCCGCCACCCCGCCGGAGCGGGCGAGGTGGAGATGCTGAACGATTTCACCACCGCGCCACCGAAATTGCGCCCCCTGCCCGAACCGGCCGACGCCCTGGCCGTGGACCTGGGCACCACCTCCCTCTGCTGGAGCGCCCTGGCCGGGAGCCGCGTGCTGGCCGAGGGAAGCGAGCCCAACCCGCAACTCGGCGCGGGCGGGGAGGTCATGTCCCGCCTGGCCCTGGCGCGGGCGGGACACGGAGAACGTCTGGCCTCGCGGGTGATGGAGCGGCTGGCGGCTCTCCACGAGGCTGTCGGAGGAGAGTCGAAACTGCTGGTGCTGGCTGCCAACCCGGCCATGACCTATCTGGCCCTGGGACTGGACCCCGTTCCCCTGGCCGAGGCCCCCTACCACCTGGTTTATTCCGGCGGCGAGACTGTGGAGGTTGGCCACGGCCTGCCTCCAGTCCTCATCCCGCCTCTGCCCGGCCCGTTCATCGGCTCCGACGCCCTGGCTGGTTTGCTGCACCTGGAAGAGGCCCAACGCCCCGAGCGGCCCTACCTGTTGCTGGACATGGGCACCAACGGCGAGTTCCTGCTCATGCTGGAGGACGGCTCCGTCCTGGCGGCCAGCGTCCCTTTGGGCCCGGCCCTGGAAGGCGTTGGGCTGTCCAGGGGCATGCTGGCCGGGCCGGGAGCGGTGACACGAGTGCGGGTGGACCCGGGGGGCGCGGCCACTGTGCGCGGCGGCCCGGCGGGCATCCGGCCGGAGGTGCTGGATGGCGGCGAGCCGTCGGGACTGTCCGGCACCGGCTACCTCTCTTTGCTGGCCGAACTGCGGCGGCAGGGCGCGGTGGACTCCACCGGCCGCTTCACTCCGAACGCCTCGCCCCTGGCCGCCAGGCTGGTGGCGGAGGACCACGCGCCGGTCGGCGGTCTGCGGATTCCTGCGGCGGACGTGGAGGAACTGCTGAAAGTTCGCGCCGCCTGCCGCCTGGCCTTGGACGACCTGCTGAAGGCGGCGGACCTGCATCCCCGCGGCCTGCGAGGCGTACACTTGGCCGGAGCCCTGGGCGAACACGTCCAGCCCGGCGACCTGGTCGAGTTGGGCTTCATTCCACGGGACGCATCGGGCGACTTCCAAGCCGTGGGCAACGCCGCCCTGCGCGGGGCGGAGTTGCTGGCCTGCGACCCGTCCGCCCTGGACCGCGCCCGAAAACTGGCCTCGACACTGCGCGTGGTGGAAGGCATTTCCCACGCGGATTACGAAAAACGTTTCATGGAGGCCATGCGCTTTGCCCATTGGTAA
- a CDS encoding 2-oxoacid:acceptor oxidoreductase subunit alpha yields MTAPQDTQRSLFALGNEAVVEGALIAGCSFYAGYPITPSSEIMECMASRIPATRDGVFIQMEDEIASMGAIVGASLAGRKAMTATSGPGFSLMQENLGLACMAETPLVVVNVMRGGPSTGLPTCPAQGDVQQARWGTHGDHPIIVLSASDVPECLEMTVTAFNFAEKYRTPVILLLDEITAHTRERIDIPPTGSFQIFNRGLPSMPPEWYKPYEDTMRGVSPMPPIGSGYRQHVTGLTHDLMGFPTQKPAEVNALMERLFRKIDQFFPDIMLVDEHRTEDAEIGVIAYGSVARAAKLAVDQAREQGYKAGLLTLKTLFPFPKPHVDKLARRCSKLIVPEMNMGQMSREVKRVASCQTSVRTINRVDGQIITPSQIQKAITQG; encoded by the coding sequence ATGACCGCACCCCAGGACACCCAGCGATCCCTCTTCGCCCTGGGCAATGAGGCCGTGGTTGAAGGCGCGCTCATCGCGGGCTGCAGCTTCTACGCCGGCTATCCCATCACCCCCTCCTCGGAGATCATGGAGTGCATGGCCTCCCGCATACCCGCCACCCGCGACGGGGTATTCATCCAGATGGAGGACGAAATCGCCTCCATGGGGGCCATCGTCGGCGCCTCCCTGGCCGGGCGCAAGGCCATGACCGCCACCTCCGGGCCGGGTTTTTCCCTGATGCAGGAAAACCTGGGTCTGGCCTGCATGGCCGAGACGCCGCTGGTGGTGGTCAACGTCATGCGCGGCGGCCCCTCCACCGGCCTACCCACCTGCCCGGCCCAGGGCGATGTGCAGCAGGCCCGCTGGGGCACCCACGGCGACCACCCCATCATCGTCCTCTCCGCCTCCGACGTGCCCGAGTGCCTGGAAATGACCGTCACCGCCTTCAACTTCGCAGAGAAGTACCGCACCCCGGTCATCCTCCTGCTGGACGAGATCACCGCCCACACCCGCGAGCGCATCGACATCCCGCCCACGGGCTCCTTCCAGATTTTCAACCGCGGCCTGCCCTCCATGCCGCCGGAGTGGTACAAGCCCTACGAGGACACCATGCGCGGGGTCTCGCCCATGCCGCCCATCGGCTCGGGCTACCGCCAGCATGTCACCGGGCTGACCCACGACCTCATGGGCTTTCCCACCCAGAAGCCCGCCGAGGTCAACGCCCTCATGGAGCGGCTGTTCCGCAAGATCGACCAGTTCTTCCCCGACATCATGCTGGTGGACGAGCACCGCACCGAGGATGCCGAGATCGGCGTCATCGCCTACGGCTCGGTGGCACGCGCCGCCAAGCTGGCCGTGGACCAGGCCCGCGAGCAGGGCTATAAGGCGGGGCTGCTCACCCTCAAGACGCTCTTCCCCTTCCCCAAGCCGCATGTGGACAAGCTGGCGCGCCGCTGCTCCAAGCTCATCGTGCCAGAGATGAACATGGGGCAGATGTCGCGCGAGGTGAAGCGGGTGGCCTCCTGCCAGACCTCGGTGCGGACCATCAACCGCGTGGACGGGCAGATCATCACCCCCTCGCAGATACAGAAGGCCATCACCCAGGGGTAA
- a CDS encoding small ribosomal subunit Rsm22 family protein: protein MPIGKPPFPPLPEESWRTLCAYDKVIQRGAPLPPRHRGGLPRHVRDLSRALTSQRGKSFATDYMGRPAELAAYVHYFLPWNLIRLGRLFGGLDLNLEEGSTILDLGAGPLTAVQAMWLARPDLRGKRLRWLCLDRAGKSLKTGADLFRALAGDTPWKIETVQAPFARPPRVKANLVMAANTLNELTRQKGGKAASPVEQAVQSLRRPLAKGGRLLLVEPGTRQAVQGLTSLRTALIESGLYPSSPCPHTVECPMPGEHGKPWCHFTFTQNPPPFLASLGKAAGLGKEEAALSYLFLGEEVPERTDLARVVSQSISTTSGQARYACTERGLTLVRLGRTDAPSGSLIRVHWPSGGHKDPKSGALLADPVSD, encoded by the coding sequence TTGCCCATTGGTAAGCCCCCGTTCCCCCCGCTACCCGAGGAATCCTGGCGGACCCTCTGCGCCTACGACAAAGTCATCCAGCGCGGCGCTCCCCTGCCGCCGCGCCACCGGGGCGGCCTGCCCCGGCATGTGCGGGACCTCTCCCGCGCCCTGACCAGCCAGCGAGGTAAGAGCTTCGCCACGGACTACATGGGCCGCCCGGCGGAACTGGCCGCCTACGTCCACTATTTCCTGCCCTGGAACCTCATCCGGCTGGGACGGCTCTTCGGCGGACTGGACCTGAACCTGGAGGAGGGTTCCACCATTCTGGACCTGGGTGCGGGACCGCTGACCGCTGTCCAGGCCATGTGGCTGGCCCGGCCGGACCTGCGCGGCAAAAGGCTGCGCTGGCTGTGCCTGGACCGGGCTGGCAAGAGCCTTAAGACCGGAGCCGACCTGTTCCGAGCCCTGGCCGGGGACACGCCCTGGAAAATCGAGACGGTGCAGGCCCCCTTCGCCCGGCCGCCACGTGTCAAGGCGAACCTGGTCATGGCCGCCAACACCCTCAACGAACTCACGCGCCAAAAGGGCGGCAAGGCGGCTTCTCCCGTGGAGCAGGCGGTGCAGTCGTTGCGGCGCCCCCTGGCCAAAGGGGGAAGGCTGCTGCTCGTCGAGCCGGGCACGCGGCAGGCGGTGCAGGGGTTGACCTCCCTGCGGACGGCGCTCATCGAATCCGGGCTGTACCCCTCATCGCCCTGCCCCCACACGGTGGAATGCCCCATGCCCGGCGAGCACGGCAAACCCTGGTGCCACTTCACCTTCACCCAGAACCCGCCGCCTTTTCTGGCCTCGCTGGGCAAGGCCGCCGGCCTGGGCAAGGAGGAGGCCGCCCTGAGCTACCTCTTCCTCGGCGAAGAGGTTCCCGAGCGCACGGATCTGGCGCGGGTGGTCTCCCAGTCCATTTCCACCACGTCCGGGCAGGCGAGGTACGCCTGCACCGAACGGGGACTGACGCTTGTACGCCTGGGCCGGACAGACGCCCCCTCGGGCAGCCTCATCCGGGTCCACTGGCCGTCCGGCGGGCACAAGGATCCCAAGTCCGGGGCCCTGCTGGCCGACCCGGTCTCGGACTAG
- the pgeF gene encoding peptidoglycan editing factor PgeF, whose protein sequence is MKFITRPLALPFAFPFVEGVRCVFGTRLGGFSADPYDKANISLDVGDDPERVLANRRDLQQTLDFTDWVELKQVHGVDMLFDPPGGEMEEAGHIEADGLATAEPGQALVIKTADCQPVMLAHKDGRHVAALHVGWRGNAQNFPAVGVESFCTHYGLDPADLVAVRGPSLGPDAAFFDDFESAFSDEARPFYSPETQTVDLWRMTRAQLREAGVRPENIHGLDLCTHSLPEMFFSYRREKTCGRMGSFIWISRGD, encoded by the coding sequence ATGAAGTTCATCACCCGCCCCCTGGCCCTGCCCTTCGCCTTCCCCTTTGTGGAGGGAGTGCGCTGCGTGTTCGGCACCCGGCTGGGCGGCTTCAGCGCCGACCCGTACGACAAGGCCAACATCTCCCTGGACGTGGGCGACGACCCCGAGCGTGTCCTGGCCAACCGCCGCGACCTGCAACAAACCCTGGACTTCACCGACTGGGTGGAACTGAAGCAGGTGCACGGCGTGGACATGCTCTTCGACCCTCCGGGCGGCGAGATGGAGGAAGCCGGGCACATCGAGGCCGACGGGCTGGCCACGGCCGAACCCGGGCAGGCCCTTGTCATCAAGACCGCCGACTGCCAGCCGGTGATGCTGGCTCACAAGGACGGCCGCCACGTGGCCGCCCTGCACGTTGGCTGGCGGGGCAACGCCCAGAACTTCCCGGCCGTGGGCGTGGAATCCTTCTGCACCCACTACGGGCTGGACCCGGCCGACCTGGTGGCCGTGCGCGGCCCCTCCCTGGGCCCGGACGCGGCCTTTTTCGACGACTTCGAGAGCGCCTTTTCCGATGAGGCGCGCCCCTTCTACAGCCCCGAAACGCAAACCGTTGACCTGTGGCGCATGACCAGGGCCCAGTTGCGGGAGGCGGGTGTGCGGCCGGAAAACATCCACGGCCTGGACCTGTGCACCCATTCCCTGCCGGAGATGTTCTTCTCCTACCGCCGGGAAAAGACCTGCGGCCGCATGGGCAGCTTCATCTGGATCAGCCGGGGTGATTAG
- a CDS encoding exodeoxyribonuclease III, which yields MIIHSWNVNGFRACVRKGFWDWFAYRAGDVVCLQEIKATPDQLDGDHQPPEGWEVVWNPARVKKGYSGTACFLHPGAAEAHIGSPAPQFQGEGRLIRLEFPAFHLLACYFPNGGMSDERLRFKLDYYEAFLALATELRRDKPVVICGDINTAHQDIDLKNPDRNRDKSGFMDIERAWLDRLAEAGWHDAFRLFHPDEGGWYTWWDYRFKARERNAGWRIDAFYVPGELRDKVLDCWIENDVHGSDHCPIGLKLDL from the coding sequence GTGATCATCCATTCGTGGAACGTCAACGGCTTCCGGGCCTGCGTGCGCAAGGGGTTCTGGGACTGGTTCGCCTACCGGGCGGGGGACGTGGTCTGCTTGCAGGAGATCAAGGCCACGCCGGACCAGCTCGACGGCGACCACCAGCCGCCGGAAGGCTGGGAGGTGGTCTGGAATCCCGCCAGGGTGAAGAAGGGCTACTCAGGCACCGCCTGTTTCCTGCACCCGGGCGCGGCCGAGGCGCACATCGGCTCGCCCGCCCCCCAGTTCCAGGGCGAGGGGAGGCTCATCCGGCTGGAGTTCCCGGCCTTCCACCTGCTGGCCTGCTACTTTCCCAACGGCGGCATGAGCGACGAGCGACTGCGATTCAAGCTGGACTACTACGAGGCCTTCCTCGCCCTGGCCACGGAGTTGCGCCGTGACAAGCCGGTGGTCATTTGTGGGGACATCAACACCGCCCACCAGGACATCGACCTCAAGAACCCGGACCGCAACCGCGACAAGTCCGGCTTCATGGACATCGAACGGGCCTGGCTGGACCGGCTGGCGGAGGCGGGCTGGCATGACGCTTTCCGCCTGTTCCACCCGGACGAGGGCGGCTGGTACACGTGGTGGGACTACCGTTTCAAGGCGCGCGAACGCAACGCGGGCTGGCGCATCGACGCCTTTTACGTGCCCGGGGAGCTGCGGGACAAGGTTCTCGACTGCTGGATCGAGAACGACGTCCACGGCTCGGACCACTGCCCCATCGGCCTGAAGCTGGACCTCTAG
- a CDS encoding 5-formyltetrahydrofolate cyclo-ligase, with amino-acid sequence MALEQPDKDILRREMLERRDGLPPGRADDLSDEIQARAMRLGAFREAAEALLYMAVRGEVRTLALVEELWRQQRRVLLPRCRPDDPGELDLACASCFEEITPGRFSIPEPDPEACRALEDASPAVTFIPGVAFGRDGSRLGMGGGYYDRLLVRPGMARTLRVGLAYGFQVVDSLPREEWDQPVHLIITESETIEVG; translated from the coding sequence ATGGCACTGGAACAACCGGACAAAGACATTCTTCGCCGGGAGATGCTGGAGCGCCGCGACGGCCTGCCCCCGGGGCGCGCGGACGACCTCTCGGATGAAATCCAGGCCCGGGCCATGCGGCTGGGCGCCTTTCGGGAGGCGGCCGAGGCGCTGTTGTACATGGCCGTGCGCGGCGAGGTGCGCACCCTGGCCCTGGTGGAGGAGTTATGGCGGCAACAGCGGCGGGTTCTCCTGCCCCGTTGCCGCCCGGACGACCCAGGCGAACTGGATCTGGCCTGCGCCTCCTGCTTCGAAGAGATCACGCCCGGCCGCTTCTCCATTCCCGAGCCAGACCCCGAGGCCTGCCGCGCCCTGGAGGACGCCTCTCCGGCGGTGACCTTCATCCCCGGAGTGGCCTTCGGCCGCGACGGCTCCCGGCTGGGCATGGGCGGGGGCTACTACGACCGCCTTCTGGTCCGGCCCGGCATGGCCCGGACCCTGCGCGTGGGACTGGCCTACGGCTTCCAGGTGGTGGACTCGCTGCCCAGGGAGGAGTGGGACCAGCCCGTGCACCTGATCATCACCGAATCGGAAACCATCGAGGTGGGATAG
- a CDS encoding WG repeat-containing protein, with the protein MNTIFMGNLVILVVVALVALAAIFYLLSVSDFMGRALTALLQRFRHQHGGGGTVVDRSRKLVQHFHQQDRQRRDAARDDEEIVDAEIVTASNATGTSGLGELPPGAEPGLTPVELEGERYGFISPSGELRIEPRFDYAEPFYEGLAVVSIDGEFGFIDHGGEWGVPPRFEDAGSFSSGLAPVMLGGGYGYIDRSGALVIQPAFEDARGFSQGLAAVLKDGLYGYIDRQGNMVIEPRFDYAGRFREGVAPVLADGRCAYVSLLGDTDRLPPNECGKDFSEALAPVAWGGRYGYVSPNGKLIIQPSFDSAEPFSDGAALVSVDGMYGFIDLSGEWLIEPRFPQAGPFSEGLAPAREGELFGFVDRQGEWVVEPAWREAHSFSNGLARIRRQGLYGFIDSTGREVIPPSLENAEDFRRGVALVRDAGRRCYIDTAGECLYALPEDGERVRA; encoded by the coding sequence GTGAACACGATCTTTATGGGCAACCTCGTCATCCTGGTTGTTGTGGCGCTGGTTGCCCTGGCCGCCATTTTCTATCTGCTGAGCGTCTCCGACTTCATGGGGCGGGCGCTGACCGCGCTTTTGCAGCGGTTCCGGCACCAGCACGGCGGGGGAGGCACCGTGGTGGACCGCTCCCGCAAACTGGTGCAGCACTTCCATCAGCAGGACCGCCAACGCCGGGATGCCGCCCGGGACGACGAGGAGATTGTGGACGCCGAAATCGTCACCGCCTCGAACGCCACCGGGACCTCGGGATTGGGCGAGCTTCCGCCCGGAGCCGAACCCGGGCTGACCCCGGTGGAATTGGAAGGCGAGCGCTACGGATTCATTTCGCCTTCGGGGGAACTCCGCATCGAGCCGCGTTTCGATTACGCCGAGCCCTTTTACGAGGGGCTGGCCGTGGTGTCCATTGACGGCGAGTTCGGCTTCATCGACCACGGCGGGGAGTGGGGTGTACCGCCGCGCTTCGAGGACGCGGGCTCCTTTTCCTCCGGGCTCGCTCCGGTGATGCTGGGAGGCGGCTACGGGTATATCGACCGCTCGGGCGCTCTGGTCATCCAACCCGCTTTCGAGGACGCCAGGGGGTTCAGCCAGGGGTTGGCCGCGGTGCTCAAGGACGGGCTGTATGGCTACATCGACCGCCAGGGAAATATGGTCATCGAGCCGCGCTTCGACTACGCCGGGCGGTTCCGCGAGGGCGTGGCCCCGGTGTTGGCAGACGGCCGCTGCGCCTACGTCAGCCTGCTCGGCGACACCGACAGGCTGCCCCCCAACGAGTGCGGAAAGGATTTCTCCGAAGCCCTGGCCCCGGTGGCCTGGGGCGGCCGTTACGGCTATGTATCGCCCAACGGCAAGCTTATCATCCAGCCCTCCTTCGACTCTGCCGAGCCTTTCTCCGACGGCGCGGCCCTGGTCTCCGTGGACGGAATGTACGGTTTCATCGACCTCTCGGGGGAATGGCTCATCGAACCGCGATTTCCCCAGGCGGGCCCGTTTTCCGAGGGGCTGGCCCCGGCCAGGGAAGGGGAACTGTTCGGGTTCGTCGACCGCCAGGGGGAGTGGGTCGTGGAACCGGCCTGGAGAGAGGCGCATTCCTTTTCCAACGGGCTGGCCCGAATTCGTCGCCAGGGGCTGTACGGCTTCATCGATTCCACCGGGCGGGAGGTCATACCGCCCTCGCTGGAAAACGCCGAGGATTTTCGCAGAGGCGTGGCCCTGGTACGCGACGCGGGCAGGCGCTGCTACATCGACACCGCCGGGGAGTGTCTTTACGCCTTGCCGGAGGACGGGGAACGGGTCCGGGCATGA
- a CDS encoding 2-oxoacid:acceptor oxidoreductase family protein, which produces MTSDQKKIDRFEIRLSGTGGQGILTLGRILGHGLALGHGYYVTQTQSYGPEARGGASRCDLVVSSNPISYPKTESLDLLVALSQEACYAYYRYLKTGGVLVLDTGLVAQPPSNVYVGLPFTELTREHIKVPQAMNVVVLGALTHMLPWAEPETMRWALRENLPAKIIDLNLEAFDLGFYEAQKNFSESPTEWAGKPPPSKESSLA; this is translated from the coding sequence GTGACAAGCGACCAGAAGAAGATCGACCGCTTCGAGATCCGGCTTTCCGGAACCGGCGGGCAAGGCATCCTGACCCTGGGCCGCATCCTGGGCCACGGGCTGGCCCTGGGCCACGGCTACTACGTCACCCAGACCCAGAGCTACGGCCCGGAGGCGCGCGGCGGGGCCTCTCGCTGCGACCTGGTGGTCAGCTCCAACCCCATCAGCTACCCCAAGACCGAAAGCCTGGACCTGCTGGTGGCCCTGTCCCAGGAGGCCTGCTACGCCTACTACCGCTACCTGAAGACGGGCGGCGTGCTTGTGCTGGACACCGGACTGGTTGCCCAGCCCCCCTCCAACGTCTATGTGGGGCTGCCCTTCACGGAACTCACCCGCGAGCACATCAAGGTGCCCCAGGCCATGAACGTGGTGGTTCTGGGCGCGCTGACCCACATGCTGCCCTGGGCCGAGCCAGAGACCATGCGGTGGGCCCTGCGCGAGAATCTTCCGGCCAAGATCATCGACCTCAACCTGGAAGCCTTTGATCTGGGCTTTTACGAGGCCCAAAAAAACTTCAGCGAGTCGCCAACGGAGTGGGCCGGAAAACCGCCTCCGAGCAAGGAATCCTCCCTGGCCTGA